The Panicum virgatum strain AP13 chromosome 5K, P.virgatum_v5, whole genome shotgun sequence genome has a window encoding:
- the LOC120707396 gene encoding uncharacterized protein LOC120707396, whose product MVASAAPFTSGFLCPTTKPRTPPLPSSSSRPSRSRLHFRIRSPDPKNPAAAPVSSRMEAAQPQARDAQGGAESAMKLLFVEMGVGYDQHGQDITAAAVRACKDAITSNSIPAFRGESIPGVNTDQMKLQIKLGVPRSTQHLLDAERVKAVFPYGEIISFEVVDGGMICSSGVCLEAMGDKNDDCYIVNAAVYVGY is encoded by the exons ATGGTGGCGTCAGCAGCACCCTTCACCAGCGGCTTCCTCTGCCCGACCACCAAACCAAGGACGCCACCGctcccgtcctcctcctcccgaccGTCACGCTCCCGCCTCCACTTCCGCATCCGATCCCCCGACCCCAAGAacccagcggcggcgcccgtcTCCTCTCGCATGGAGGCGGCCCAGCCCCAGGCGCGCGACGCCCAGGGAGGGGCGGAGTCGGCCATGAAGCTGCTGTTCGTGGAGATGGGCGTCGGCTACGACCAGCACGGCCAGGacatcaccgccgccgccgtgcgcgcctgCAAGGATGCCATCACCTCCAACTCCATCCCCGCCTTCCGCGGCG AGTCTATACCCGGAGTGAACACCGACCAGATGAAGCTGCAGATCAAGCTCGGCGTGCCGAGGTCGACGCAGCACTTGCTGGATGCTGAGAGAGTCAAAGCCGTCTTCCCCTA TGGCGAGATTATCAGCTTCGAGGTTGTCGACGGTGGCATGATCTGTTCAAGCGGCGTGTGCCTGGAAGCAATGGGGGACAAGAACGACGACTGCTACATAGTGAACGCTGCAGTTTACGTCGGCTACTGA